In Haladaptatus sp. QDMS2, a single window of DNA contains:
- the pdxA gene encoding 4-hydroxythreonine-4-phosphate dehydrogenase PdxA, whose translation MSDRPTVGVTMGDPAGVGGEIIVKAYPQLCELATVVVIGDADVVRKAVDVCDAELSVRAISTVDAATSDPGEIPVLDLDNVSDHAYGELREAYGKASLAYVERAIELAKSGDIDAIVTAPINKQATRMAGSEHAGHTGMLAAHTGTENYSMMLIEEDLRVTHVSTHVPLREACDLVTTERVLATIEVTAEALRRLGIEAPTIGVAGLNPHASDGGLLGTEDDSEIRPAVEQARERGIDAHGPESPDTVYVKASSGAYDCVVSMYHDQGHIPIKMLGFSDGAAVSGVNMTIGLPIVRTSVDHGTAFDIAGQNVASEASLIDATRVAVRAVRSSQTVHSE comes from the coding sequence ATGAGTGACCGACCTACTGTTGGTGTGACCATGGGCGACCCCGCTGGTGTCGGCGGTGAAATCATCGTGAAAGCGTATCCGCAGCTTTGCGAATTGGCCACCGTCGTCGTCATCGGAGACGCAGACGTGGTTCGGAAGGCTGTCGATGTTTGCGACGCGGAACTTTCAGTTCGAGCGATTTCGACGGTCGATGCAGCCACGAGCGACCCCGGCGAAATTCCCGTCCTCGACCTCGACAACGTCTCTGACCACGCCTACGGCGAACTTCGCGAAGCGTACGGGAAGGCGAGTCTGGCGTACGTAGAGCGGGCAATCGAACTGGCGAAGTCGGGCGACATCGACGCCATCGTGACCGCGCCCATAAACAAGCAGGCGACGCGCATGGCCGGCAGCGAACACGCCGGCCACACCGGGATGCTCGCCGCCCACACTGGCACCGAGAACTACTCGATGATGCTCATCGAGGAAGACCTGCGAGTAACGCACGTCAGCACGCACGTCCCGTTGCGGGAGGCCTGTGACCTCGTGACGACTGAGCGCGTGCTCGCCACCATCGAGGTGACGGCCGAAGCACTTCGACGACTCGGCATCGAAGCGCCGACTATCGGTGTTGCGGGGCTGAACCCCCACGCGAGCGACGGCGGGTTGCTGGGTACGGAAGACGACTCCGAGATTCGCCCAGCGGTCGAACAGGCCCGCGAGCGCGGTATCGACGCCCACGGCCCAGAATCGCCCGACACCGTCTACGTCAAAGCCTCCAGCGGAGCCTACGATTGCGTCGTGTCGATGTACCACGACCAGGGGCACATTCCCATCAAGATGCTCGGGTTCAGCGACGGTGCGGCGGTCAGTGGCGTGAACATGACCATCGGCCTCCCCATCGTCCGGACGAGCGTCGACCACGGAACGGCCTTCGACATCGCCGGCCAGAACGTGGCCTCGGAAGCGAGTCTCATCGACGCCACTCGTGTGGCGGTCAGGGCCGTCAGGTCGTCACAAACCGTTCACTCTGAGTGA